In one window of Arachis ipaensis cultivar K30076 chromosome B06, Araip1.1, whole genome shotgun sequence DNA:
- the LOC110263742 gene encoding pollen-specific protein SF21-like, translating into MACEVPILQKELDVLTVCKPASVPEHHIRTGCGSVSVIVYGDPEKPALITYPDLALNYMSCFQGLFFCPEAASLLLHNFCIYHISPPGHEVK; encoded by the exons ATGGCTTGTGAGGTTCCGATTCTCCAAAAAGAACTAGACGTGCTGACTGTTTGTAAACCTGCATCTGTCCCT GAGCATCACATTCGAACTGGTTGTGGTTCTGTGTCTGTTATAGTGTATGGGGATCCTGAGAAACCAGCTCTGATCACTTATCCAGACCTAGCACTAAATT ATATGTCATGTTTCCAAGGATTATTTTTCTGTCCAGAGGCAGCTTCTTTGCTGCTTCACAACTTCTGCATATATCATATCAGTCCTCCTGGACATGAG GTGAAGTAA